The following proteins are encoded in a genomic region of Fodinicurvata sediminis DSM 21159:
- the ugpE gene encoding sn-glycerol-3-phosphate ABC transporter permease UgpE — protein sequence MVENNRWVKVSSHLILLLGLAAVIFPIYIMVIATTHTGPALQRPPLPLLPGDQFFENLKLVLGEGISTAGAPPVALMMFNSMVMALGITIGKIVISLLSAYAIVYFRFPFRMFFFWMIFITLMLPVEVRILPTYGVAADLGLLNSYTGLTLPLIASATATFLFRQFFLTIPDELLEAARMDGASPMRFFWDVVLPLSRTNIAALFVILFIYGWNQYLWPLLVTTDERYYTIVMGIQRMLNVSDAVPVWNAIMTTAMLGMIPPVVVVLVMQRLFVKGLVETEK from the coding sequence ATGGTCGAGAACAATCGCTGGGTAAAGGTCTCCTCGCACCTGATCCTGCTGCTGGGTCTGGCCGCCGTCATCTTCCCCATCTACATCATGGTGATCGCGACGACCCATACCGGGCCGGCGCTGCAGCGTCCGCCCCTGCCGCTGCTGCCGGGCGACCAGTTCTTCGAGAACCTCAAGCTGGTCCTGGGCGAGGGAATCAGCACGGCCGGCGCGCCGCCGGTGGCGCTGATGATGTTCAACTCCATGGTCATGGCGCTCGGCATCACCATCGGCAAGATCGTGATCTCGCTGCTGTCGGCCTATGCCATCGTCTACTTCCGCTTCCCCTTCCGGATGTTCTTCTTCTGGATGATCTTCATCACCCTGATGCTGCCGGTCGAGGTGCGCATCCTGCCCACCTATGGCGTTGCGGCAGACCTGGGCCTGCTGAACAGCTACACGGGCCTGACCCTGCCGCTGATTGCCTCGGCCACCGCCACCTTTCTGTTCCGGCAGTTCTTCCTGACCATCCCGGACGAGCTGCTGGAGGCCGCGCGCATGGACGGGGCCAGCCCCATGCGCTTCTTCTGGGACGTGGTCCTGCCGCTGTCGCGCACCAACATCGCGGCGCTTTTCGTCATCCTCTTCATCTATGGCTGGAACCAGTACCTCTGGCCCCTGCTGGTCACCACGGACGAGCGCTACTACACCATCGTCATGGGCATCCAGCGCATGCTGAATGTCTCCGATGCCGTACCGGTCTGGAACGCCATCATGACCACGGCCATGCTGGGCATGATCCCGCCGGTGGTGGTGGTCCTCGTCATGCAGCGGCTCTTCGTCAAGGGCCTGGTGGAAACCGAGAAATAG
- a CDS encoding restriction endonuclease produces MVEAAYKAVHAALRADLLDRILQNSPSFFEQVIVELLVAMGYGGSHRNASEQLGKSGDGGVDGVINEDVLGLDRVYVQAKRYAPGSAVGRPEIQAFTGSLVGLGASKGVFVTTSTFSAQAVEFASRIPQRVILIDGRRLTELMVEHGVGVRSSRVLEFKRLDEDFFSED; encoded by the coding sequence GTGGTTGAAGCCGCATACAAAGCTGTCCACGCTGCACTTCGCGCAGACCTGCTGGATCGCATCCTTCAAAACAGCCCGAGCTTCTTCGAACAGGTCATCGTCGAACTTCTGGTGGCAATGGGCTACGGGGGCTCCCATCGCAATGCGTCAGAGCAGCTTGGCAAATCGGGCGACGGGGGCGTTGACGGGGTGATCAACGAGGATGTTCTCGGTCTCGATCGCGTCTACGTCCAAGCGAAACGATACGCCCCGGGAAGCGCGGTCGGGCGACCCGAGATCCAGGCATTCACCGGAAGTCTGGTCGGCCTCGGCGCGTCAAAGGGCGTTTTCGTGACGACCTCGACGTTCTCCGCCCAGGCCGTCGAGTTCGCATCACGCATTCCGCAGCGTGTGATCCTGATTGACGGACGCCGCCTGACGGAGCTGATGGTCGAACACGGTGTCGGGGTGCGTTCCAGCCGCGTGCTGGAGTTCAAGCGACTGGACGAGGATTTCTTCTCGGAAGACTGA
- a CDS encoding biotin transporter BioY translates to MSALATPGSPSRVHRLSLAVFVLIVGPLLMTLSAKLQIPFWPVPMTLHTLAVMAFAVALGPRLASAVFLAYLSAGAAGLPVFSGTPERGLGLAYMMGPTGGYLLGYLLASGVTGVLARGRGMLGHLGAMLAGLSVVYAMGLGWLAFYVPADSILALGLTPFLAGDLVKVAVVAVGAQLMSPLACRLSRKWL, encoded by the coding sequence ATGAGCGCACTCGCCACTCCAGGTTCGCCATCACGGGTACACCGCCTGTCGCTTGCTGTCTTCGTCTTGATCGTTGGCCCCCTGCTCATGACGTTGTCGGCCAAGCTTCAGATACCCTTCTGGCCGGTCCCAATGACCTTGCACACCCTGGCCGTCATGGCCTTTGCCGTGGCGCTGGGACCACGCCTGGCCAGCGCTGTCTTCCTCGCCTACCTTTCTGCGGGCGCGGCCGGACTTCCTGTCTTTTCAGGTACACCGGAGCGCGGCCTTGGCCTTGCCTATATGATGGGGCCGACAGGCGGCTACCTGCTGGGGTATCTGCTGGCTTCCGGCGTAACGGGGGTCCTGGCACGCGGCCGGGGTATGCTGGGGCATTTGGGCGCCATGCTGGCCGGTTTGTCTGTCGTGTATGCAATGGGATTGGGTTGGCTGGCCTTCTATGTTCCGGCCGACTCGATCCTGGCGCTCGGCCTGACGCCCTTCCTGGCCGGTGATCTGGTCAAGGTCGCTGTCGTCGCCGTCGGGGCTCAGCTCATGTCACCCCTGGCCTGCCGCCTCTCCCGAAAATGGCTGTGA
- the rplS gene encoding 50S ribosomal protein L19, producing MNTIEQLEQEQIATLNANAKLPRFAPGDTLRVNVKVVEGSRERIQAFDGVCIARKNRGVNSSFTVRKISYGEGVERVFPLYSPRLDSIEVLRRGDVRRAKLYYLRNLRGKAARIAEKTTGLAGKIAQKERQDQADRKAGRK from the coding sequence ATGAATACGATCGAACAGCTCGAGCAGGAGCAGATCGCCACACTGAACGCCAATGCAAAGCTTCCGCGCTTTGCGCCGGGCGATACGCTGCGCGTCAATGTGAAGGTTGTCGAAGGCTCTCGCGAGCGTATCCAGGCCTTCGACGGGGTCTGTATCGCCCGCAAGAATCGCGGCGTGAACTCTTCCTTCACAGTGCGCAAGATTTCCTACGGCGAAGGTGTCGAGCGTGTCTTCCCGCTCTACAGCCCGCGTCTCGACAGTATCGAGGTGCTGCGCCGTGGCGACGTGCGCCGTGCCAAGCTCTACTACCTGCGCAACCTGCGCGGCAAGGCGGCCCGCATCGCCGAGAAGACCACGGGTCTGGCCGGCAAGATCGCACAGAAAGAGCGCCAGGATCAGGCCGACCGCAAGGCCGGTCGCAAGTAA
- the rimM gene encoding ribosome maturation factor RimM (Essential for efficient processing of 16S rRNA), translating to MTPEKLVCLAAIAGVHGVRGQVTVKTFTEEPGSVAAYGPLQDEEGNSYRLRLKGRKKGMLIAEIEGVKDRNAAEVLKGKRLYVKRDALPQPEDSEEFYFADLIGLEARDNADRLLGHVSAVYNFGAGDLLEVRDETGGERLLPFTRDVVPEIDLDQGRVLVDPPPETEAGSGQEDEEKNAPKT from the coding sequence ATGACCCCGGAAAAGCTTGTCTGTCTGGCCGCCATTGCGGGCGTGCACGGCGTGCGTGGCCAGGTCACGGTCAAGACCTTCACCGAGGAACCGGGGTCCGTGGCGGCCTACGGCCCCTTGCAGGATGAAGAAGGCAATAGCTATCGCCTGCGCCTGAAGGGCCGGAAGAAGGGCATGCTGATCGCCGAAATCGAAGGTGTGAAGGACCGGAATGCCGCCGAGGTGCTGAAGGGCAAGCGACTCTACGTGAAGCGTGACGCCCTGCCCCAGCCAGAGGATTCGGAAGAGTTCTACTTCGCGGACCTGATCGGCCTGGAGGCACGGGACAACGCGGACCGGCTTCTGGGTCACGTCTCGGCGGTGTACAATTTCGGGGCCGGCGACCTGCTGGAAGTGCGGGATGAAACCGGCGGCGAACGCCTGCTGCCCTTTACACGCGACGTTGTTCCTGAAATCGACCTGGATCAGGGACGCGTCCTGGTGGACCCGCCGCCCGAGACAGAGGCGGGATCCGGCCAGGAAGACGAGGAAAAAAACGCGCCGAAAACCTGA
- a CDS encoding sn-glycerol-3-phosphate import ATP-binding protein UgpC, whose translation MAELRLDNVIKEFGEVRVIHGVDLKVQDGEFVVVVGPSGCGKSTLLRMVAGLEEVSGGEIHIDERMVNRVEPKDRDIAIVFQNYALYPHMSVRQNMAYGLKIRKFPKPEIEQRVKDAADLLQLGEYLDRRPNQLSGGQRQRVAMGRAIVREPSIFLFDEPLSNLDAKLRVQMRVEIRQLQRRLGTTSLYVTHDQVEAMTMADRLVVMNGGVAEQVGTPLEIYERPASIFVAGFIGSPSMNFVEGRISSDRQSVVIGQDFSIPLPQVTEAAQADRPVTVGLRPEDLHLTQESPDEASLPLTVELIEVLGADTLLHGQAPHIENPIIARLSGVPEVDNGQVVHLAFRPRKLHLFDRDSGKSLLNEQQAA comes from the coding sequence ATGGCCGAGCTGCGGCTGGACAATGTCATCAAGGAATTCGGCGAGGTTCGGGTCATCCACGGCGTGGACCTCAAGGTGCAGGACGGCGAGTTCGTCGTGGTCGTCGGGCCCTCGGGCTGTGGCAAATCCACCCTGCTGCGCATGGTGGCCGGACTGGAAGAGGTTTCCGGCGGCGAGATCCACATCGACGAGCGCATGGTCAACCGGGTCGAACCCAAGGACCGGGACATCGCCATCGTCTTCCAGAACTATGCCCTCTATCCGCACATGTCGGTGCGCCAGAACATGGCCTATGGGCTGAAGATCCGTAAGTTTCCGAAGCCGGAGATCGAACAGCGGGTCAAGGACGCGGCCGACCTCCTCCAGTTGGGTGAATACCTGGACCGGCGCCCCAACCAGCTCTCGGGCGGACAGCGCCAGCGCGTGGCCATGGGCCGGGCCATTGTGCGCGAGCCCTCGATCTTCCTGTTCGACGAACCGCTGTCCAACCTCGACGCCAAGCTGCGCGTGCAGATGCGTGTGGAGATTCGCCAGCTCCAGCGCCGGCTGGGCACCACATCGCTCTATGTCACCCATGACCAGGTCGAGGCCATGACCATGGCCGACCGCCTGGTGGTGATGAACGGCGGCGTGGCCGAGCAGGTGGGCACACCACTGGAAATCTATGAAAGGCCGGCCTCGATCTTCGTGGCCGGTTTCATCGGCTCACCCTCCATGAACTTCGTCGAGGGGCGCATTTCCTCCGACCGGCAGTCGGTGGTCATCGGCCAGGACTTTTCCATTCCACTGCCCCAGGTGACCGAGGCCGCCCAGGCCGACCGGCCGGTGACCGTCGGCCTGCGTCCCGAGGACCTGCACCTGACCCAGGAGAGTCCGGACGAAGCCAGCCTGCCGCTCACCGTGGAACTGATCGAGGTGCTGGGGGCCGATACCCTGTTGCACGGCCAGGCGCCCCATATCGAGAATCCGATCATCGCTCGGCTTTCCGGCGTGCCCGAAGTCGACAATGGGCAGGTCGTGCACCTGGCCTTCCGGCCGCGCAAGCTGCACCTCTTCGACCGCGACAGCGGCAAGAGCCTGCTGAACGAGCAGCAGGCCGCCTGA
- the bioB gene encoding biotin synthase BioB, whose amino-acid sequence MKRETREADGALRHDWTNEEILALHDLPLLELIGRANAVHRRYHDPNQLQKAALLSIKTGGCPENCAYCPQSAHHREVELTREGLLEPETVLALARNARSAGAERFCMGAAWKRVRDGAEFEAVLDMVRGVRSLGMEACVTLGMLEPHQAARLAAAGLTAYNHNLDTSPEYYEEIITTRTYQERLDTLAAVREAGIELCCGGIIGMGESKADRASMLRILAGFSPHPESVPINALVPVPGTPLGARPQVDPLDLVRMMATARLVLPSATLRLSAGRSSLTREAQVLCLLAGANSIFYGDTLLTTPNAGIGDDAELLAALSGRGVAESTYQEESVAV is encoded by the coding sequence ATGAAACGCGAAACAAGGGAGGCCGATGGCGCGCTTCGCCATGACTGGACAAATGAGGAGATCCTGGCTCTGCATGATCTGCCGCTTCTCGAACTGATCGGCCGGGCGAACGCTGTCCATCGGCGCTATCACGACCCGAACCAGCTGCAGAAGGCGGCCCTGCTGTCCATCAAGACGGGGGGCTGTCCGGAAAACTGTGCCTACTGTCCGCAGTCGGCACACCACCGCGAGGTCGAGCTGACCCGAGAGGGGTTGCTGGAACCTGAAACCGTCCTGGCCTTGGCCAGGAATGCCAGGTCTGCCGGCGCCGAGCGCTTCTGCATGGGCGCTGCCTGGAAGAGGGTACGTGACGGGGCAGAGTTCGAGGCCGTGCTGGACATGGTCCGGGGTGTGCGCAGCCTGGGCATGGAAGCCTGTGTCACCCTGGGCATGCTGGAGCCGCATCAGGCCGCGCGGCTCGCCGCGGCCGGACTGACCGCCTATAACCACAACCTGGACACCAGTCCGGAGTATTATGAAGAGATCATCACGACGCGCACCTATCAGGAACGGCTGGATACGCTGGCCGCCGTGCGGGAAGCCGGAATAGAGCTGTGTTGCGGCGGCATCATCGGCATGGGGGAAAGCAAGGCCGATCGTGCCTCAATGCTGCGCATCCTGGCCGGTTTCAGTCCGCATCCCGAAAGCGTGCCCATCAATGCCCTGGTGCCAGTCCCCGGAACGCCTCTGGGCGCGCGGCCGCAGGTCGATCCCCTCGATCTCGTGCGCATGATGGCAACGGCCCGGCTCGTCCTGCCGAGCGCAACGTTGCGTCTGTCGGCCGGGCGCTCGAGCCTGACGCGCGAGGCGCAGGTGCTTTGCCTGCTTGCCGGCGCAAACTCCATATTCTACGGCGACACTCTGCTGACGACCCCCAATGCCGGGATCGGTGACGATGCCGAGCTGCTCGCTGCACTTTCCGGCAGGGGCGTGGCGGAAAGCACGTATCAAGAGGAGAGCGTCGCTGTGTAA
- the ugpA gene encoding sn-glycerol-3-phosphate ABC transporter permease UgpA, producing MLKRVHFRRSYLPYLLVLPQIVITLVFFIWPALQALYQSLLIEDAFGLSYEFVWFENFIALFQDGSYLYSFKITIIFSAAVTFSAMALGLCFATMADRVIRGSSIYKTLLVWPYAVAPALAGALWAFMFDPTLGIISSFLKSIGYDWDHRLDGTDAMILIVIAATWKQISYNFLFFLAGLQAIPKSLTEAAAIDGAGPFKRFWTILFPLLSPTTFFLMVVNVVYAFFETFGIVHAVTDGGPSNSTSILVYKVYKDGFINLDLGSSAAQSVILMVIVISLTVFQFRYIEKKVQY from the coding sequence ATGCTGAAACGCGTTCACTTCCGACGATCCTACCTGCCCTATCTGCTGGTCCTGCCGCAGATCGTGATCACGCTGGTCTTCTTCATCTGGCCGGCCCTGCAGGCCCTCTATCAGTCGCTTCTTATCGAGGACGCCTTCGGCCTGAGCTATGAGTTCGTCTGGTTCGAGAACTTCATCGCCCTCTTCCAGGACGGCAGCTATCTCTATTCCTTCAAGATCACCATCATATTCAGCGCCGCCGTCACCTTCTCGGCCATGGCGCTGGGGCTGTGCTTCGCCACCATGGCCGACCGGGTGATCCGCGGGTCCAGCATCTACAAGACACTTCTGGTCTGGCCCTATGCCGTTGCCCCGGCCCTGGCCGGTGCGCTCTGGGCCTTCATGTTCGACCCGACCCTGGGGATCATCTCCAGCTTCCTGAAATCCATCGGCTATGACTGGGATCACCGCCTGGATGGCACGGACGCCATGATCCTGATCGTCATCGCGGCCACCTGGAAACAGATCAGCTACAACTTCCTGTTCTTCCTGGCGGGCTTGCAGGCAATCCCGAAATCGCTGACCGAGGCGGCCGCCATCGACGGCGCCGGGCCCTTCAAGCGTTTCTGGACCATCCTCTTTCCGCTGCTCTCGCCGACCACCTTCTTCCTGATGGTGGTGAACGTGGTCTATGCCTTCTTCGAGACCTTTGGCATCGTTCATGCGGTGACCGATGGCGGGCCGTCCAATTCGACCTCGATCCTGGTCTACAAGGTCTACAAGGACGGCTTCATCAACCTTGACCTGGGAAGCTCCGCAGCCCAGTCGGTCATCCTCATGGTGATCGTGATCTCGCTGACCGTCTTCCAGTTCCGCTATATCGAGAAGAAGGTGCAGTACTGA
- the ugpB gene encoding sn-glycerol-3-phosphate ABC transporter substrate-binding protein UgpB, protein MRTRKTTLAAATAATTLLLASPALAQTEVQWWHAMGGSLGELLENITDGFNASQDDYVVNPVYKGEYNETMTGAIAAFRAGEQPHIVQIFEVGTATMMAAEGAIRPVYEVMENSEIEFNPDAYLPAVTGYYTTTEGDMLSMPFNSSTPVMFYNKDAFEEAGLDPEAPPRTWPELEEASQALLDAGYECGFTTGWPSWVQLENFSALHNVPFVSGANGFASTDIEALFNSDLHKKHIGKMVEWQESGVFSYGGRYSDSRPKFVSGECAMYTDSSANRASLVAGIEDFEFGMAMLPYWPDAEGAPQNSIIGGASLWVLEGHPDEEYEAVAAFFEYLSSPEVQAEWHQKSGYLPITQAAFELTQEQGYYEENPGADVSVKQMNLNEPTENSKGLRIGNFLQIRDIINEELEAAFSGDKSASDALDEAVERANGELEKFHRQNN, encoded by the coding sequence ATGAGAACGCGAAAGACCACCTTGGCCGCAGCCACGGCTGCCACAACCCTTCTTCTGGCCTCGCCGGCCCTGGCCCAGACCGAGGTCCAGTGGTGGCACGCCATGGGCGGCAGCCTGGGCGAGCTTCTGGAAAACATCACCGACGGTTTCAACGCCAGCCAGGATGACTACGTCGTCAACCCGGTCTACAAGGGCGAGTACAACGAAACCATGACCGGTGCCATCGCCGCCTTCCGTGCCGGCGAACAGCCGCACATCGTGCAGATCTTCGAAGTGGGCACGGCCACCATGATGGCGGCCGAAGGGGCCATCCGCCCGGTCTACGAGGTCATGGAGAACTCCGAGATCGAGTTCAATCCCGACGCCTACCTTCCGGCCGTGACCGGCTATTACACCACCACCGAAGGTGACATGCTCTCCATGCCCTTCAACAGCTCGACGCCGGTCATGTTCTACAACAAGGACGCCTTCGAGGAAGCCGGTCTGGACCCCGAGGCGCCGCCGCGCACCTGGCCCGAGCTGGAAGAGGCCTCCCAGGCGCTTCTGGATGCCGGATACGAGTGCGGCTTCACCACTGGCTGGCCGTCCTGGGTGCAGCTGGAGAACTTCAGCGCCCTGCACAACGTGCCCTTCGTCAGCGGTGCGAACGGTTTCGCCAGCACCGACATCGAGGCCCTGTTCAACAGCGACCTGCACAAGAAGCACATCGGCAAGATGGTCGAATGGCAGGAAAGCGGTGTCTTCAGCTACGGCGGGCGCTACAGCGACAGCCGGCCGAAGTTCGTCAGCGGCGAATGCGCCATGTACACCGATTCCTCGGCCAACCGGGCCTCGCTGGTCGCCGGGATCGAGGACTTCGAATTCGGCATGGCCATGCTGCCCTATTGGCCGGATGCCGAAGGGGCGCCGCAGAACTCCATCATCGGCGGTGCGTCCCTCTGGGTCCTGGAAGGCCATCCGGATGAGGAATACGAAGCCGTGGCCGCCTTCTTCGAATACCTCTCCTCGCCGGAAGTCCAGGCTGAATGGCACCAGAAATCGGGTTACCTGCCGATCACCCAGGCGGCCTTCGAGCTGACGCAGGAGCAGGGTTACTACGAGGAGAACCCGGGTGCGGACGTCTCCGTCAAGCAGATGAACCTGAACGAGCCGACGGAGAACTCCAAGGGCCTGCGCATCGGCAACTTCCTTCAGATCCGCGACATCATCAACGAAGAGCTGGAAGCTGCCTTCTCGGGTGACAAGTCCGCTTCCGACGCGCTGGACGAAGCCGTCGAGCGCGCCAATGGCGAACTGGAGAAATTCCACCGCCAGAACAACTGA
- a CDS encoding glycerophosphodiester phosphodiesterase family protein — MKKLPKIIGHRGAAGLAPENTLAGFRKTVETGVRMIELDAKLTSDGQVIVFHDENLERTTDGRGAVAETSYDAIAKLDAGRWFAPEYEGTRVPLLSDVLDYFRENDIAVNVEIKPCPGRERETALKTLEVLAAHWSEDAPLVVISSFKRLCLDLAQEQAPHWPRALLTDHFEEGWKEAVQELKAYSVHGNFAAFGKTRALDVQLLGAQAAAYTVNDVETTKILFSAGVDSIITDRPDMLAAWL; from the coding sequence ATGAAGAAACTGCCGAAGATCATCGGTCACCGGGGGGCGGCCGGGCTGGCGCCCGAGAACACGCTGGCCGGTTTCCGCAAGACGGTGGAAACCGGCGTGCGCATGATCGAGCTGGATGCCAAGCTGACCTCGGATGGGCAGGTCATCGTCTTCCATGACGAAAACCTGGAGCGCACCACGGACGGCCGGGGGGCCGTGGCCGAGACCAGCTATGACGCCATAGCGAAGCTGGACGCCGGGCGCTGGTTCGCGCCGGAGTACGAGGGCACGCGGGTGCCCCTGCTGTCGGACGTGCTGGACTATTTCCGCGAAAACGACATTGCCGTCAACGTCGAGATCAAGCCCTGTCCCGGGCGTGAGCGGGAGACGGCACTGAAGACCCTGGAGGTCCTGGCGGCGCACTGGTCCGAGGACGCCCCCCTTGTTGTGATCTCGAGCTTCAAGCGGCTCTGCCTGGACCTGGCTCAGGAACAGGCGCCGCACTGGCCGCGGGCGCTCCTGACCGATCATTTCGAGGAGGGCTGGAAAGAGGCCGTACAGGAACTGAAGGCCTACAGCGTTCACGGCAACTTCGCCGCCTTCGGCAAGACACGGGCCCTGGACGTCCAGCTGCTGGGCGCGCAGGCGGCGGCCTATACGGTCAATGACGTGGAAACCACCAAGATCCTCTTCTCGGCCGGGGTCGATTCCATCATCACCGACCGCCCGGACATGCTGGCGGCCTGGTTGTAG
- the trmD gene encoding tRNA (guanosine(37)-N1)-methyltransferase TrmD, translating into MTSAGTDRPPWTATVLTLFPQAFPGLLGVSLAGKALERDLWRLEALDIRGFARDKHRSVDDTPFGGGAGMVMRPDVVGAAIEASTERPGPLVYLSPRGQTFDQAMAREFAAEPGLRLLCGRYEGIDERVLQASGAHEVSIGDYVLSGGEVATQVILDAVVRLLPGVMGNQESGGDESFEGDLLEYPHYTRPAEWQGRSVPEVLLSGHHERVRQWRRARAEEITQQRRPDLWHRYLERRRTGGNEEG; encoded by the coding sequence GTGACGAGCGCGGGGACAGATCGACCACCCTGGACGGCAACCGTCCTGACCCTCTTTCCGCAAGCCTTTCCCGGCCTGCTGGGCGTCAGCCTGGCGGGAAAGGCACTGGAAAGGGATCTCTGGCGGCTCGAAGCTCTGGACATCCGGGGCTTTGCGCGCGATAAACACCGCTCCGTGGATGATACCCCCTTCGGCGGCGGTGCAGGCATGGTGATGCGGCCGGACGTGGTGGGTGCAGCTATCGAGGCCAGCACCGAACGGCCCGGTCCTCTGGTCTATCTCAGCCCGCGTGGGCAGACCTTCGACCAGGCCATGGCGCGCGAGTTTGCCGCAGAGCCCGGCCTTCGCCTGCTCTGCGGGCGATACGAGGGAATTGACGAACGTGTGCTCCAGGCCAGCGGTGCACATGAAGTCAGCATCGGCGACTACGTCCTTTCCGGAGGCGAAGTGGCCACACAGGTGATACTGGATGCCGTGGTTCGGCTTCTGCCCGGGGTCATGGGCAACCAGGAAAGCGGCGGGGACGAGTCATTCGAGGGGGATCTGCTTGAGTATCCCCACTATACGCGACCCGCTGAATGGCAGGGGCGCAGCGTGCCGGAGGTACTGCTTTCCGGCCATCACGAAAGGGTTCGCCAATGGCGGCGGGCCCGCGCAGAGGAAATAACCCAACAGCGGCGGCCGGACCTCTGGCACCGCTACCTTGAACGCCGCCGGACGGGCGGAAACGAGGAAGGATAG
- a CDS encoding copper chaperone PCu(A)C — protein MRILIVTVFLALAGSLSAALAHHDGERSAAANMVVSHAWTVENAANAHANAVYLTLENTGAEADRLVGAEVDFARASSFRAPVMDEEGNYGMKQVQAIAVQGGDSITLQPGGAQIVLEDLQGEYRAGDHFHMTLTFEKAGRVEVEVLVEDLDEVDGATPSS, from the coding sequence ATGCGCATTCTGATAGTGACCGTTTTCCTGGCCCTGGCCGGGAGCCTTTCCGCCGCGCTGGCCCACCACGACGGCGAACGTTCCGCCGCCGCCAACATGGTGGTCAGCCACGCCTGGACCGTGGAGAACGCGGCCAACGCCCACGCCAATGCCGTCTACCTGACACTGGAGAACACGGGTGCCGAAGCCGACCGCCTGGTCGGCGCCGAGGTGGACTTCGCCAGGGCCAGCAGCTTTCGCGCGCCGGTCATGGACGAAGAGGGCAATTACGGCATGAAGCAGGTCCAGGCCATTGCCGTGCAAGGCGGCGATTCCATCACGCTGCAGCCCGGTGGCGCCCAGATCGTCCTGGAAGACCTGCAGGGCGAATATCGCGCCGGCGATCACTTCCACATGACCCTGACCTTCGAGAAGGCCGGCCGCGTCGAGGTGGAGGTTCTGGTCGAGGACCTGGACGAAGTGGACGGCGCCACGCCGAGCAGCTGA
- the rpsP gene encoding 30S ribosomal protein S16: protein MSLKIRLARGGANKRPFYSIVVADTRMPRDGRFKEKLGTYNPMLPREHEERIRLNTERIQYWLSHGAQPTDRVARFLVERDLIKAKPRREQTKKNQPGAKAQERMREEEERRKQAEEEAAAAKEAPAEEAPAEESSEEAQA, encoded by the coding sequence ATGTCCCTGAAGATTCGCCTCGCCCGCGGCGGCGCCAACAAGCGCCCCTTCTACTCCATCGTCGTGGCGGACACGCGCATGCCGCGTGACGGCCGCTTCAAGGAGAAGCTTGGCACCTACAATCCCATGCTTCCGCGCGAGCATGAGGAGCGCATCCGCCTGAACACCGAGCGCATCCAGTACTGGCTGTCTCACGGCGCCCAGCCCACCGACCGCGTGGCCCGCTTCCTGGTCGAGCGCGACCTGATCAAGGCGAAGCCGCGTCGCGAGCAGACCAAGAAGAACCAGCCGGGCGCCAAGGCCCAGGAACGCATGCGCGAGGAAGAAGAGCGCCGCAAGCAGGCCGAGGAAGAGGCTGCGGCCGCCAAGGAAGCCCCTGCTGAGGAGGCACCTGCCGAGGAAAGCAGCGAGGAAGCCCAGGCGTAA
- a CDS encoding GntR family transcriptional regulator — MADSDETLAARIGAVLAERIISGELAPGTKLRQDHIAVEFSASHVPVREAFRRLESQGLVVSVPRRGVRVAGFSQDEMKEVAEMRAALEVLALQHAAPHLTRALLDEAEQVSRSADHASDVQSWEEANRKFHRLILTPCGMPRLLRAIDDLHAASARFLFAGWRAEWEFPSDRDHRAILDALRAGEVERACAVLKRHVQWIGRKPAVSE; from the coding sequence ATGGCGGATTCGGATGAAACACTTGCGGCGCGGATCGGAGCTGTTCTTGCGGAGCGGATCATTTCCGGCGAGCTGGCGCCCGGTACGAAGCTGCGACAGGACCATATCGCCGTGGAATTCAGTGCCAGCCATGTTCCGGTTCGCGAGGCCTTCCGTCGGCTGGAGTCCCAGGGTCTGGTGGTCAGCGTGCCGCGCCGCGGCGTGCGTGTGGCCGGTTTTTCGCAGGATGAAATGAAAGAGGTTGCGGAAATGCGTGCGGCCCTGGAGGTGCTGGCCTTGCAACACGCCGCACCCCACCTGACGCGTGCGCTGCTGGACGAGGCCGAGCAGGTCAGCCGGTCCGCAGACCATGCGAGCGATGTTCAGAGCTGGGAAGAGGCCAACCGGAAGTTCCATCGCCTGATCCTGACACCTTGCGGCATGCCAAGGCTGCTGCGCGCCATTGACGACCTGCATGCGGCCAGTGCACGTTTTCTTTTTGCCGGTTGGCGCGCGGAATGGGAGTTCCCGAGCGACCGGGATCATCGCGCCATACTCGATGCCCTGCGCGCCGGAGAGGTCGAGCGGGCGTGTGCCGTTCTGAAGCGGCACGTGCAATGGATCGGGCGCAAGCCGGCCGTCTCCGAATAG